One Nicotiana sylvestris chromosome 12, ASM39365v2, whole genome shotgun sequence genomic window carries:
- the LOC104228687 gene encoding uncharacterized protein, whose translation MDVLLRHIQGEVPWCMLFADDIVLINEMRSGVNARLEVWRQTLESKGFKLSRTKIEYLECMFSDETHDVDVEIKLDAHVIPKRASFKYLRSIIQGNGEIDEDVVHRIGTGWMKWRLTSGVLYGMCH comes from the coding sequence ATGGATGTATTGTTGCGTcacatccaaggggaggtgccTTGGTGTATGCTATTTGCCGATGATATAGTGTTGATTAACGAGATGCGTAGTGGAGTTAACGcgaggttggaggtttggagacagaccttggagtctaaaggtttcaaactGAGTAGAACCAAgatagaatacttggagtgcatgTTTAGTGACGAGACCCATGATGTAGACGTAGAGATTAAGCTTGATGCTCATGTTATCCCCAAGAGAGCGAGTTTTAAGTATCTCAGGTCTATTATCCAGGGTAATGGGGAGATTGACGAAGATGTCGTGCATCGCATTGGAAcgggatggatgaagtggaggctcaCTTCCGGTGTTTTGTATGGAATGTGCCACtaa